Proteins co-encoded in one Setaria viridis chromosome 9, Setaria_viridis_v4.0, whole genome shotgun sequence genomic window:
- the LOC117837371 gene encoding uncharacterized protein, which produces MDFDEYEYLEKTVEASGVPSNGAAAPGSGEKEKDKERSSRRRSSGGDEERDDVERRSKRSRSEEGRDRDKERHRDRHRDRDRHRSSRERRDRDRDDKEKERERDKDRRSRDRDREREKEKEKEKERERGREKDRQRRSRSRSERRRDDEERDRYRDRDVRRRKEEAAEPEVDPERDQRTVFAYQLSLKADERDVYEFFSRAGKVRDVRLIMDRNSRRSKGVGYIEFYDAMSVPMAIALSGQLLLGQQVMVKPSEAEKNLVQSTASSSGAASGGARKLYVGNLHSNINEEQLRQVFEPFGQVELVQLPLDPLTGLCKGFGFVQFARLEDAKAAQSLNGQLDIAGRVIKVSAVTDQAGMQVSGATTGDLDDDEGGGLALNASSRALLMQKLDRSGITTSLAGGMGTASLNTPVGIPAVSVLGAAPATAPVLHPTVPGLGSIPGATLPISTPSIELAPPSECLLLKNMFDPAVETDPDFDLDIRDDVQDECSKFGQLKHIFVDKNTAGFVYLRFDSITAAMSAQKALHGRWFAGKMITATFMTPQQYEMKFPS; this is translated from the exons ATGGACTTCGACGAGTACGAGTACCTTGAGAAGACGGTGGAAGCGTCCGGGGTGCCGTCCAACGGCGCCGCGGCCCCCGGGTcgggggagaaggagaaggacaaGGAGcgcagctcccgccgccgctcctcgggcGGCGACGAAGAGCGCGACGACGTCGAGCGCAGATCTAAGCGTTCTCGCTCCGAGGAAGGCCGCGACCGCGACAAGGAGCGGCACCGGGATCGGCACCGGGACCGCGACCGGCACCGCAGCAGTCGGGAGCGGCGAGACCGGGATCGCGACGACAAGGAGAAAGAGCGGGAGAGGGACAAGGACAGGAGGAGCCGTGATCGCGATCGCGAacgggagaaggagaaggagaaggagaaggagagggagcgggggagggagaaggaTAGGCagcggaggagccggagccggtcGGAGCGGCGGCGTGATGACGAAGAGCGTGACCGCTACCGTGACCGCGATGTCAG ACGTAGGAAAGAGGAGGCTGCGGAACCTGAAGTTGATCCTGAAAGAGATCAGAGAACTGTGTTTGCTTACCAG TTATCTTTGAAGGCAGATGAAAGAGACGTGTACGAGTTCTTTTCTAGGGCTGGAAAG GTCCGGGATGTTCGCCTCATTATGGATCGAAATTCACGTCGTTCTAAAGGAGTTGG GTACATTGAATTCTACGACGCTATGTCTGTTCCAATGGCGATAGCTCTTTCTGGTCAGCTGCTTCTTGGTCAACAAGTAATGGTTAAGCCTTCAGAGGCTGAAAAGAATTTAGTCCAGTCAACTGCTTCTTCAAGTGGAGCCGCTTCAGGTGGAGCAAGGAAGTTGTATGTTGGAAATCTTCACTCCAACATTAATGAGGAACAATTGCGACAG GTCTTCGAACCATTTGGGCAAGTGGAGCTTGTCCAGCTGCCGTTAGATCCACTGACTGGGCTATGCAAAGGTTTTGGTTTTGTGCAG TTTGCACGCCTTGAAGATGCAAAAGCGGCTCAGAGTTTAAATGGACAACTTGATATTGCAGGGAGAGTAATTAAG GTTTCAGCTGTGACTGACCAAGCGGGTATGCAAGTTAGTGGAGCAACTACTGGAGAtttggatgatgatgaaggtgGAGGCTTG GCACTGAATGCTAGTTCCAGAGCACTTCTTATGCAGAAATTAGACCGGAGTGGCATTACAACCAG TTTGGCTGGTGGGATGGGCACTGCTAGTTTGAATACTCCGGTTGGAATACCAGCTGTATCTGTCCTTGGTGCTGCTCCAGCTACAGCTCCTGTTCTGCACCCTACCGTGCCTGGTCTTGGTTCAATTCCTGGGGCAACTCTTCCAATTTCTACCCCGTCTATTGAGTTGGCTCCACCTAGTGAATGCTTATTGCTGAAGAATATGTTTGATCCAGCTGTAGAG ACGGATCCTGATTTTGATTTGGATATTAGGGATGATGTTCAGGACGAATGTTCCAAGTTTGGCCAATTAAAGCACATTTTTGTAGACAA AAATACTGCAGGTTTTGTGTACCTTCGGTTTGATAGCATAACAGCAGCTATGAGTGCACAGAAAGCACTTCACGGAAGATGGTTTGCGGGGAAGATGATTACAGCAACTTTCATG ACGCCCCAGCAGTATGAAATGAAGTTCCCAAGCTAG